A window from Choristoneura fumiferana chromosome 22, NRCan_CFum_1, whole genome shotgun sequence encodes these proteins:
- the LOC141440106 gene encoding uncharacterized protein yields MYSKAFLVLALAAVALGHDIIEGSNNTDAKEVFHDHFEASPAIWKQTKDLFINASENEVISKIIITDLRPDKDGDAQITAGGVGQNNVTITLKSPTILRGYDFLVSVFSVCCQNVTVHENNSNSQFPDNVGGENQEIPDEKVHTEIPRDVATGKTDVFTESGLATVTGKPVQVSDKSTEVTDTTATLSGDITTPKTKEFREPDSTEALGNVPEEIPVHVQEQEPKNVQPFQIRFNPPRTSTTKRY; encoded by the coding sequence ATGTATTCCAAAGCATTTCTGGTACTAGCTTTGGCCGCTGTGGCCCTCGGGCACGATATTATAGAAGGCAGCAACAACACCGATGCCAAAGAAGTCTTCCATGATCACTTCGAAGCCAGCCCCGCTATCTGGAAGCAAACTAAAGACCTCTTCATCAACGCCAGTGAAAACGAGGTGATCAGCAAAATCATCATTACAGACCTAAGGCCGGACAAGGACGGAGATGCTCAAATCACAGCCGGCGGAGTGGGACAGAACAACGTCACCATCACGCTAAAAAGCCCGACGATCCTCCGTGGTTACGACTTCCTAGTATCCGTGTTCTCTGTCTGCTGTCAAAACGTTACAGTACACGAAAATAACTCCAACTCACAGTTTCCCGATAACGTTGGTGGTGAAAATCAGGAAATTCCTGATGAGAAAGTTCACACTGAAATCCCAAGGGATGTTGCAACTGGAAAAACTGACGTTTTCACTGAGTCCGGACTTGCGACCGTCACTGGAAAACCTGTTCAAGTATCTGATAAATCTACTGAAGTAACTGATACCACGGCTACTCTTTCTGGAGATATTACTACGCCTAAAACAAAGGAATTCAGAGAGCCTGATTCAACAGAGGCCCTCGGTAATGTTCCGGAAGAAATTCCGGTTCATGTTCAAGAGCAAGAACCCAAGAACGTGCAGCCTTTCCAAATTAGATTCAACCCGCCTCGTACGAGCACGACAAAAAGATATTAG